agagccataatcttaacccgatagaggtaagcttccttgaaaagGCAACcatggggaagataaggacggcaccctccattagggagatgaattgtgtcaaaagacataaatgtcataaggcttttactcaagggagtattaagacttgtgatatttatgcgacaaacctgaagaggaaataatacaagcgaaaaagataagatgagatcaatgggtcgatgtactaaaatccaacctttacataggaaggaaaaataagacctcccAAGTAAATTAAATAAACTAATGATAAATTCGCACAATtgattcttacaagaaagataataagaggcaagtatgggaattaaaatAACGATGTATTATCTTCCTTGCAACAACAAGTCTGAAAATAACAAGGTTCAAAATACGTCAAaataaagaaaggaaatcaagaatgctcaacagcAGCATCTTATTCAAAATACTTTTCAAATCTTAGTACTGGGTCCAGGATTTTCAATCTCAATAATGACCTCATCAGCAGACTTCTCTTCTTCTTGCTGATTTTCAATCTCCGCATTGGCCTCATTAGCAGGCTTCTCTTCATCTTgctgattttcttcttcatcttcatccttttTATCATCACTTAAAAAGTCATAATCACTATCTGGTTCAGGATATTCTTCATCTGCACTCACGTTGCATACGGGGAGTTTTACTGCTGGGAGAGAATTGCTTACAAGAATTCCGTCAATAACAGATTGGGCACTAGAATGACCCTTGCGAATAgcaactctttcaagatttctaGCATTTATCTCTAAAAAATTCTTCTGGTATGCGAACCTTATCCGTGCTCTGCTTCGAGAAGCAGAAAGAGAGAGCTTAAGATAATCACGAGATATTTCCAAATTCGCACATTCTTTGCGAACCTTGGATAATTCAGACTTCAATTGAGTAACAACAGACTGGTGCGATCTTTCAGaatctacaaaaaataataaatatccaTAAATGAGAAATTTTAAAGTCAACATTGTGCGAAGAAATACCAAGAAATCATAATAAGGCAGTCCACTCTAGCTGACTACCTTGGAAGAATTTAGAAAGAGCAAGGGTATTGTCcttcatactttccatagacttATCAAATCCATCACCAACTGAACCACTGAGGCGAGATCGAATCTTCTTTTCTTCAGAAGAAAGagatttattctttttcttaataACATCATGGGAATTCTTTAATTGACTATATTGTTCTTGAAACTGATTCTTCTTCACAGAAAGACTTATATTATTTTGAACAAGTTTCTCATTTTGGGAGCTTAAATATTTAAGCGAAGTCTCGTATTGTTCCTTCAGTACGCGAAGAGTTCGCGCTTGATTTTCATTTATTTCATGAAGAATTGAATACTGATGTGaaaacattgcttctttctttgaaaaagatagcTTCTCTCTAGAAAAAGTATGGTTTTCTTCTGATAAAGTTTGATGTAATAAATCAGCATCGTGTGATAATTTAGAAAAATAGGATATTTGATCAttaaaaaactcaattttttGAGTAAGCTGGTTATTCTCATGGGAAAGATTGTTAATCTGATCAAGTGAATATGAGTATTTATTATTTAATTGGCTTAGTTGGGACTGCAGCTTCTCGGTATTCGCTTGAGCATCTTCAGCAAGGAATTGAAAGTTATACATCTCATTCGTTcgcttctggtttaaatcttaataaGTGTACGAAGAAATTTACAAAAATGAACGTGTGCGAAAGAATATAGAATATGATAAATATctcaaatataataataaatatctCTAAGTTTTTGATTCTCGTTGCGAAGAGTTTCAGCATCAAAACTCGAAACTTGGAGTTCTCCTCTTATCTTTTGTATTTCCTTCTCCAAAGAAACATTTTTCTGCGAAAGTTCCAACTGAGATCAGCTAGATTCAAAATTCTTTTCAGCCAGCATCACGCGACGATGAGAGTCCTAAAAGGAAAAAGATGAAGTTAGTACAACTTGGAAGTAACATAAAAGAAAGAATTAAAATATGAAAGGTAGATACCAGAACATCTAGAGCAACATGGAAGCTCGGATCAATTTGGGAAAAGACTTCATCCCTTGAAGCTTTATCAGCGGGAAATTCAAATAAAAGCTTGCTTAAGGCAGAACAGGAGCGAAACTTGCAAGGATCATCACTTAAAGATGGGTCAGAGTTGATGACGTCGGATAAAGATTGAGCAGCAAGTTTTACACTATCCAAAGATTTATTGttcaaaggaaaagaatttaacaaggaaaaaggagtagaagaatctgctgggACAGGGGATTCCTTTTGAAGAAGGTTTGGTTGCGAGCTAGAATTAATGGGTGAAGGAAAAACTTGATTTGCATGCGATGAAGTCGCAGAGGCAATGGGAGGACTACTTTTTGTTCCTCGACTAAGAAGAAACTCCTTATTTACAGGAGACtccatttaaaaaaaaagttcatcataAGTAACATAGGCATTCTCATCTGTAAGATGGattgttggtgaaggagtagcaggaaCATTCTTCTGAGAAGCTTGAGATGGTGTAGGAGTAATAAGAACATTTTTCTCAGAAATTTGAATTATTGGAGTGATAGAAGGATTAGTATGCGAAGGTTGAACTGTTGTTATAGGGACAACGTCTGCAGCATTAAAATCTAGATTAACAAGATTTGAATGGATTGGTATGGTCTTGCGAGGCGTCTTAGCTTTTGGCTTTTTTCCATCAATCATCTCAGAATCGGAAGCCtgcgaaaataaaatagataagaaatagaggcaacaatattgtttcaaATAAATTGgatatttcttacttctttatTTTGCTAAGTCTTCCTCTTGTGAGATTCTTTGTTATCAatgtttggtttcttcttctaggaATCTTTATTTTCATCCGACGAAGATTTGGGTTTTTGCATAATTCGAAGAGCGCTAATAGAAGAATTTTTCCTGCAAAAGTATGGGAATTAAGTTAATAAAAAACTTAGATGAGAATggttaaaataaataataatcatcatgaggaaagaaaacaaacttCGATTCAGAGTTCATTGTGGAAGAACAACAGTAAAAGAAATCGATgatagcagcaacagaaatggATAATAACATATGAAGATGAATTAGAAATTGGATTAGTTttagtggagtgtagttgtaactACAAGGGTTTCACATTCTTGTGTGCAATCCAAACTGCACTGTTACACTTAAAACCACATCCTAGTGCAATCTGCCAGATAAGATGATTCTTATGCATCCTTCCCTTGGCCTCAATATAAGCCAATTCGTACCGAATTGAGCTCGATGATGTTTTTCCAAATCGATGAAGAGTCATTCGAGAAGGCTCAATGTGAATGGGCGATAGTTTTAGATTCTTTTCCATTTTATCAATCACTGCTTTTCCACCGGCTTGTATACAGAAATGATCGAACGCAAGCCTGAAATCTAGAATGTAAGTCTTTACATTTGCAAACTTAAATAACTTACTCGCCATCATGGTTATAAAATATCTAAGTTGTTCGCTGATAGGAAGCACGAACGGACCTAGAGTGGTGATATTGGCCTTAAGTGCCAACCCTGCAACTGGCATGAGAGTTTTTGATAGGGA
This genomic window from Papaver somniferum cultivar HN1 unplaced genomic scaffold, ASM357369v1 unplaced-scaffold_15, whole genome shotgun sequence contains:
- the LOC113335664 gene encoding uncharacterized protein LOC113335664, with the protein product MESPVNKEFLLSRGTKSSPPIASATSSHANQVFPSPINSSSQPNLLQKESPVPADSSTPFSLLNSFPLNNKSLDSVKLAAQSLSDVINSDPSLSDDPCKFRSCSALSKLLFEFPADKASRDEVFSQIDPSFHVALDVLDSHRRVMLAEKNFESS
- the LOC113335727 gene encoding altered inheritance of mitochondria protein 44-like, giving the protein MYNFQFLAEDAQANTEKLQSQLSQLNNKYSYSLDQINNLSHENNQLTQKIEFFNDQISYFSKLSHDADLLHQTLSEENHTFSREKLSFSKKEAMFSHQYSILHEINENQARTLRVLKEQYETSLKYLSSQNEKLVQNNISLSVKKNQFQEQYSQLKNSHDVIKKKNKSLSSEEKKIRSRLSGSVGDGFDKSMESMKDNTLALSKFFQDSERSHQSVVTQLKSELSKVRKECANLEISRDYLKLSLSASRSRARIRFAYQKNFLEINARNLERVAIRKGHSSAQSVIDGILVSNSLPAVKLPVCNVSADEEYPEPDSDYDFLSDDKKDEDEEENQQDEEKPANEANAEIENQQEEEKSADEVIIEIENPGPSTKI